One stretch of Serinicoccus hydrothermalis DNA includes these proteins:
- the tig gene encoding trigger factor — translation MKSAVETLTPTRVKLTVEVPAADLQPKLDAAYKSIGANVQIPGFRKGKVPNRIIDQRFGRGAVVQEAVNDALPEYYTQAMTENELTPLSQPEVNLTSLPMEEGQDLAFEAEVDIVPQFELPDFSGIEVVVDPASASEEDVQARIDNLRERFGTLKPIKRKAKTGDHLTIDLSAKIGEEEIDSVTGVSYEIGSGTMLDGLDTALRGTKAGDTVEFSSPLAGGDRKGESADVTVTVQAAKERELPELDDEFAQLASQFDTMDELREDLAKQAEQGARFEQGVGARDKVLEAMLEMVEIPVPDSLVEAEVHRHLEGESRLEDDEHRAEVTESTIKAMQTQFLLDALVKRDEVEVDQGELIEYIMMTAQQYGMNAQQFAQQIDQQNQVPAMVAEVGRRKALANVLEQAQVTDTEGNVVDLDAIEGDDEDEEAEVAAGDQVVEAGDEVVETEEEPAAKS, via the coding sequence GTGAAGAGCGCTGTCGAGACCCTGACCCCGACCCGGGTCAAGCTGACCGTCGAGGTCCCCGCCGCCGATCTCCAGCCGAAGCTGGACGCCGCCTACAAGAGCATCGGCGCCAACGTGCAGATCCCCGGATTCCGGAAGGGCAAGGTGCCGAACCGGATCATCGACCAGCGCTTCGGACGCGGTGCGGTGGTGCAGGAGGCCGTCAACGACGCCCTACCCGAGTACTACACGCAGGCGATGACCGAGAACGAGCTCACCCCGCTGTCCCAGCCCGAGGTCAACCTCACCTCGCTGCCGATGGAGGAGGGCCAGGACCTCGCCTTCGAGGCCGAGGTCGACATCGTCCCGCAGTTCGAGCTGCCCGACTTCTCCGGCATCGAGGTCGTCGTCGACCCGGCCTCGGCGTCCGAGGAGGACGTGCAGGCCAGGATCGACAACCTGCGCGAGCGCTTCGGCACGCTCAAGCCGATCAAGCGCAAGGCCAAGACCGGTGACCACCTGACGATCGACCTGTCCGCCAAGATCGGCGAGGAGGAGATCGACTCGGTGACCGGCGTCTCCTACGAGATCGGCTCCGGCACGATGCTCGACGGCCTGGACACCGCGCTGCGCGGCACCAAGGCCGGCGACACCGTCGAGTTCAGCTCGCCGCTGGCCGGTGGCGACCGCAAGGGCGAGAGCGCCGACGTCACCGTGACCGTGCAGGCCGCCAAGGAGCGCGAGCTGCCCGAGCTGGACGACGAGTTCGCCCAGCTCGCCAGCCAGTTCGACACGATGGACGAGCTGCGCGAGGACCTGGCCAAGCAGGCCGAGCAGGGCGCCCGCTTCGAGCAGGGCGTCGGCGCCCGCGACAAGGTGCTGGAGGCCATGCTCGAGATGGTCGAGATCCCGGTGCCCGACAGCCTCGTCGAGGCCGAGGTGCACCGTCACCTCGAGGGCGAGAGCCGGCTCGAGGACGACGAGCACCGCGCCGAGGTCACCGAGTCCACGATCAAGGCCATGCAGACGCAGTTCCTGCTCGACGCGCTGGTCAAGCGGGACGAGGTCGAGGTCGACCAGGGCGAGCTCATCGAGTACATCATGATGACCGCGCAGCAGTACGGCATGAACGCCCAGCAGTTCGCGCAGCAGATCGACCAGCAGAACCAGGTGCCCGCCATGGTCGCCGAGGTCGGCCGCCGCAAGGCGCTGGCCAACGTGCTCGAGCAGGCCCAGGTCACCGACACCGAGGGCAACGTCGTCGACCTGGACGCCATCGAGGGTGACGACGAGGACGAGGAGGCCGAGGTCGCTGCCGGTGACCAGGTCGTGGAGGCCGGCGACGAGGTCGTCGAGACCGAGGAGGAGCCGGCCGCCAAGAGCTGA
- a CDS encoding DNA polymerase IV, with protein MDQFLAAVELLRRPELVGRPVVVGGRGDPTERAVVSTASYEAREHGIRSGMPLRVAARRCPDAVFLPVDFPVYEDASERVMDTLRGWPGAVVQVLGWDEAFVGVESDDAEAVASGLQAAVLERTGLHCSIGIGDSLVRAKTATDFGKPRGTYVLTRETWPEVMGPRPTTALWGVGKRIATRLERVGISTVEQLAHADDAVLQAEFGPTSGPRLSELGRGGGADWPDDSPWVPRARGRETTYQEDLVSPEQVRAALAELAARVVEDVGAEGRPVQRVFLKVRFVPFFTYHRGRKLAVPTTDPQVLADTAFELYERLDDERPVRLLGVRGEMVPPPGGY; from the coding sequence ATGGACCAGTTCCTCGCCGCCGTCGAGCTGCTGCGCCGGCCGGAGCTGGTGGGGCGCCCGGTCGTGGTCGGCGGCCGGGGCGACCCCACCGAGCGCGCCGTGGTCTCGACCGCGTCCTACGAGGCGCGTGAGCACGGCATCCGCTCCGGTATGCCGTTGCGCGTCGCGGCCCGGCGCTGCCCCGACGCGGTCTTCCTGCCGGTCGACTTCCCGGTCTACGAGGACGCCTCCGAGCGGGTCATGGACACGCTGCGCGGCTGGCCGGGTGCGGTGGTGCAGGTGCTCGGGTGGGACGAGGCCTTCGTCGGGGTGGAGAGCGACGACGCCGAGGCGGTGGCGTCCGGTCTGCAGGCGGCCGTGCTGGAGCGGACCGGGCTGCACTGCTCCATCGGCATCGGCGACAGCCTGGTGCGCGCCAAGACCGCCACCGACTTCGGCAAGCCGCGCGGGACCTACGTCCTGACACGCGAGACCTGGCCCGAGGTGATGGGGCCGCGACCGACCACGGCGCTCTGGGGCGTGGGCAAGCGCATCGCCACCCGGCTGGAGCGCGTGGGGATCTCGACGGTCGAGCAGCTGGCCCACGCCGACGACGCGGTGCTGCAGGCGGAGTTCGGGCCGACCAGCGGGCCACGGCTGTCCGAGCTGGGTCGGGGCGGGGGAGCTGACTGGCCCGACGACTCGCCCTGGGTGCCGCGCGCACGGGGGCGGGAGACGACATACCAGGAGGACCTGGTCTCGCCGGAGCAGGTGCGGGCGGCGCTGGCCGAGCTGGCCGCCCGGGTGGTGGAGGACGTGGGGGCCGAGGGCCGGCCGGTGCAGCGGGTCTTCCTCAAGGTGCGCTTCGTGCCCTTCTTCACCTACCACCGGGGGCGGAAGCTGGCCGTGCCGACGACCGACCCGCAGGTGCTGGCGGACACGGCATTCGAGCTGTACGAGCGGCTGGACGACGAGCGGCCGGTGCGGCTGCTGGGGGTGCGCGGGGAGATGGTGCCGCCGCCGGGCGGCTACTGA
- a CDS encoding SIMPL domain-containing protein, with protein MHTPTPGAGPDRPTEDRVVVTGTGRAGAPPDSVVLDLHLEGHGSTVAQALQALTAASRACTDALPEHRVRTHALTLSPRYDHHGAPHGHTAGQSLRVVAPDPARAGELVATLAEAVGDALTVQSLRPEVSDTVGLEVRARELALLDARRRAEEYAALVDRAVGRAVTVEELPGPGAPVPHGAVARMSAEAAGPPVDAADHEITVQVRVTWDLTG; from the coding sequence ATGCACACCCCCACCCCGGGCGCGGGCCCGGACCGACCGACCGAGGACCGGGTCGTGGTCACCGGGACCGGTCGGGCCGGCGCACCGCCGGACTCGGTCGTGCTCGACCTGCACCTGGAGGGGCACGGGTCCACGGTGGCCCAGGCGCTGCAGGCCCTCACCGCCGCCTCCCGCGCCTGCACCGACGCCCTGCCCGAGCACCGGGTGCGCACCCACGCACTGACCCTGTCCCCCAGGTACGACCACCACGGGGCGCCCCACGGGCATACCGCCGGGCAGTCGCTGCGTGTCGTGGCGCCCGACCCGGCACGGGCCGGCGAGCTCGTGGCCACCCTCGCCGAGGCGGTCGGTGACGCCCTGACGGTCCAGTCGCTGCGGCCGGAGGTGTCGGACACCGTCGGGCTCGAGGTCCGGGCCCGCGAGCTCGCCCTGCTCGACGCCCGGCGGCGGGCGGAGGAGTATGCCGCCCTCGTGGACCGGGCGGTCGGCCGGGCCGTGACCGTCGAGGAGCTGCCCGGTCCCGGGGCGCCGGTCCCCCACGGAGCCGTGGCGCGGATGAGCGCGGAGGCCGCGGGGCCTCCGGTGGACGCCGCGGACCACGAGATCACGGTGCAGGTGCGGGTGACCTGGGACCTCACCGGCTGA
- a CDS encoding antitoxin, translating into MGFMDKAKDLAGEHDEKIDEGIEQGGDFVDDKTGGEHSEHVDKAQDFANDKADAIGGVEDGGGGEGDDNA; encoded by the coding sequence ATGGGCTTCATGGACAAGGCCAAGGACCTGGCGGGAGAGCACGACGAGAAGATCGACGAGGGCATCGAGCAGGGCGGTGACTTCGTCGACGACAAGACCGGGGGTGAGCACTCCGAGCACGTCGACAAGGCGCAGGACTTCGCCAACGACAAGGCCGACGCGATCGGCGGCGTCGAGGACGGGGGCGGCGGCGAGGGCGACGACAACGCCTGA
- a CDS encoding ribose-5-phosphate isomerase translates to MRVHIGGDHAAYEMQRDLVTWLGEQGHEVVDHGPADYDAQDDYPVFVLRAAAAVAEDPDSLGIVLGGSGNGEQMAANKVPGIRAALAYDPELARLCREHNDAQVVSIGARMHTQEEGRAIVEAFLGTPFSGDERHQRRIDMMRAYEVDGTLPPLP, encoded by the coding sequence GTGCGGGTACACATCGGCGGTGACCACGCCGCCTACGAGATGCAGCGGGACCTGGTCACCTGGCTGGGCGAGCAGGGCCACGAGGTCGTCGACCACGGGCCCGCGGACTACGACGCCCAGGACGACTACCCCGTCTTCGTGCTGCGTGCCGCCGCCGCCGTGGCCGAGGACCCGGACTCGCTCGGGATCGTCCTCGGCGGGTCCGGCAACGGCGAGCAGATGGCGGCCAACAAGGTCCCCGGCATCCGTGCCGCGCTGGCCTACGACCCCGAGCTTGCCCGCCTGTGCCGCGAGCACAACGACGCGCAGGTCGTCTCGATCGGTGCGCGGATGCATACCCAGGAGGAGGGGCGGGCCATCGTCGAGGCCTTCCTCGGCACGCCCTTCTCCGGGGACGAGCGGCACCAGCGCCGGATCGACATGATGCGCGCCTACGAGGTCGACGGCACGCTCCCGCCGCTGCCCTGA
- a CDS encoding DsbA family protein, with protein sequence MSAQTTSDPSATTQTTHAEMFFDPLCPWAWMTSRWLMEAAEVRDLEITWSVMSLAVLNEGRDLDEDYRAMLDRAWGPVRTIIAATADLPAQEANELRKKMYDAYGQRIHLDGRGSEDLEAITPEVIEELGLDASLAQAATSEDHDEALRASHQRAIDLVGDDVGTPVVGVEGVAFFGPVVTPAPKGEAAGRLWDGCLLVAGTPGFYEIKRTRSVGPDFS encoded by the coding sequence ATGAGCGCCCAGACCACGTCGGACCCGTCCGCGACCACCCAGACCACCCACGCCGAGATGTTCTTCGACCCCCTGTGCCCCTGGGCGTGGATGACGTCCCGGTGGCTGATGGAGGCGGCTGAGGTGCGCGACCTCGAGATCACCTGGTCGGTCATGAGCCTGGCGGTGCTCAACGAGGGCCGCGACCTGGACGAGGACTACCGCGCGATGCTCGACCGTGCGTGGGGGCCGGTCCGCACCATCATCGCGGCGACCGCCGACCTGCCCGCGCAGGAGGCCAACGAGCTGCGCAAGAAGATGTACGACGCCTATGGCCAGCGGATCCACCTGGACGGCCGTGGCAGCGAGGACCTCGAGGCCATCACGCCCGAGGTGATCGAGGAGCTGGGGCTCGACGCCTCGCTGGCGCAGGCGGCCACCTCGGAGGACCACGACGAGGCGCTGCGCGCCAGCCACCAGCGGGCGATCGACCTCGTCGGGGACGACGTGGGCACGCCCGTGGTGGGCGTCGAGGGTGTCGCCTTCTTCGGCCCCGTCGTCACCCCCGCGCCCAAGGGCGAGGCCGCCGGGCGGCTCTGGGACGGCTGCCTGCTGGTCGCCGGCACCCCCGGCTTCTACGAGATCAAGCGGACCCGCTCCGTGGGCCCGGACTTCAGCTAG
- the pepN gene encoding aminopeptidase N, whose amino-acid sequence MPGTNLTRDEAAARSALIQTESYDVALDLTRGAETFGTRTIVRFTCASPGEDTWIDFVGASVERVELNGTELDPATAWVDSRIALPGLAESNELTVEATGTYMNTGEGLHRFVDPADGEVYLYTQFEVPDSRRMYAAFEQPDLKATFAFTVTAPEHWQVISNEPTPEPTPAGEGADGPSATWSFPATPPISSYITALVAGPYDVVRDSVSTRAGEIPLGVFCRRSLTPHLDAENILDVTKKGFAFFEEEFDRAYPFTKYDQIFTPEYNMGAMENAGCVTIVENYVFRSKVTEAVVERRALTILHELAHMWFGDLVTMTWWDDLWLNESFAEWASTTAQAEATEWKDAWTTFGTAEKAWAYKQDQLSSTHPVAADMVDLAAVEVNFDGITYAKGASVLKQLVAYVGREPFRDGLRAYFAKHAWGNTTLRDLLAELEATSGRDLTSWSEVWLETAGVNTLTPEVEVADDGTITALEIVQTTPEEHPTQRPHRLAVGCYDLVEGVLRRTHRVELDVDGERTEVTDLAGRPMPDLLLVNDDDLAYAKVRLDGRSLATALEHVRRIEDSLARALVLGAAWDMTRDGEMSASDYVRLVLTALPGETDSTLLRVLIQQVSAAALTYTAPGHRQAVVAELTAGLRAATLQAEGGSDAQLQLVTAWASFAQAEEDLVLVHALLDGERELAGLTIDQDMRWTLLTALATAGAVGEEEIAAERQRDNTATGHEKAARARAAQPSPEAKDKAWVDAVETAGLSNSVLAAMALGFGRVHDEALLEPYVERYHAVIDRVWQERTHHIAESLAVGFYPLALASPQLLEASQTWLAEHPEASNSLRRTVAENRDAVARAVAAQEADAG is encoded by the coding sequence ATGCCCGGCACCAACCTGACCCGTGACGAGGCCGCCGCCCGGTCCGCGCTCATCCAGACCGAGTCCTACGACGTCGCGCTGGACCTCACCCGGGGCGCGGAGACCTTCGGGACCCGCACCATCGTCCGGTTCACCTGCGCCAGCCCGGGCGAGGACACCTGGATCGACTTCGTCGGCGCCTCGGTGGAGCGGGTCGAGCTCAACGGCACCGAGCTCGACCCGGCCACGGCGTGGGTCGACTCCCGCATCGCCCTGCCCGGTCTCGCGGAGAGCAACGAGCTCACCGTCGAGGCGACCGGGACCTACATGAACACCGGCGAGGGCCTGCACCGCTTCGTCGACCCCGCGGACGGCGAGGTCTACCTCTACACCCAGTTCGAGGTCCCGGACAGCCGCCGGATGTATGCCGCCTTCGAGCAGCCCGACCTCAAGGCCACCTTCGCCTTCACGGTCACCGCCCCGGAGCACTGGCAGGTCATCTCCAACGAGCCGACGCCCGAGCCCACCCCCGCCGGCGAAGGCGCCGACGGCCCGAGCGCCACCTGGTCCTTCCCGGCGACGCCGCCGATCTCCTCCTACATCACCGCGCTGGTGGCCGGCCCGTACGACGTCGTCCGCGACAGCGTGAGCACCCGGGCCGGCGAGATCCCGCTCGGCGTCTTCTGCCGCCGCAGCCTCACCCCGCACCTCGACGCGGAGAACATCCTCGACGTCACCAAGAAGGGCTTCGCCTTCTTCGAGGAGGAGTTCGACCGCGCCTACCCCTTCACCAAGTACGACCAGATCTTCACGCCGGAGTACAACATGGGCGCGATGGAGAACGCCGGGTGCGTGACCATCGTGGAGAACTACGTCTTCCGGTCCAAGGTGACCGAGGCGGTCGTGGAGCGGCGCGCGCTGACGATCCTGCACGAGCTGGCGCACATGTGGTTCGGCGATCTCGTGACCATGACGTGGTGGGACGACCTGTGGCTCAACGAGTCCTTCGCCGAGTGGGCCTCGACGACCGCCCAGGCCGAGGCGACGGAGTGGAAGGACGCGTGGACCACCTTCGGCACCGCCGAGAAGGCCTGGGCCTACAAGCAGGACCAGCTCTCCTCCACCCACCCGGTCGCCGCGGACATGGTCGACCTCGCCGCGGTCGAGGTGAACTTCGACGGCATCACGTATGCCAAGGGCGCCTCGGTGCTCAAGCAGCTGGTCGCCTACGTCGGCCGTGAGCCCTTCCGGGACGGGCTGCGCGCCTACTTCGCCAAGCACGCCTGGGGCAACACCACGCTCCGGGACCTGCTCGCCGAGCTCGAGGCGACCAGCGGCCGCGACCTCACCTCGTGGAGCGAGGTCTGGCTGGAGACGGCCGGGGTCAACACGCTGACCCCCGAGGTCGAGGTCGCCGACGACGGCACGATCACCGCGCTGGAGATCGTGCAGACCACCCCGGAGGAGCACCCGACCCAGCGTCCGCACCGGCTCGCCGTCGGGTGCTACGACCTCGTCGAGGGCGTGCTGCGCCGGACCCACCGGGTGGAGCTGGACGTCGACGGCGAGCGCACCGAGGTGACCGACCTGGCCGGCCGCCCGATGCCGGACCTGCTCCTCGTCAACGACGACGACCTCGCCTACGCCAAGGTGCGGCTGGACGGGCGCTCGCTCGCGACCGCCCTGGAGCACGTCCGCCGCATCGAGGACTCGCTGGCCCGCGCCCTGGTCCTCGGTGCCGCCTGGGACATGACGCGCGACGGCGAGATGTCCGCGAGCGACTACGTCCGGCTGGTGCTCACCGCGCTGCCCGGGGAGACCGACTCCACGCTGCTCCGGGTCCTCATCCAGCAGGTCAGCGCTGCCGCCCTCACGTATACCGCGCCCGGGCACCGCCAGGCCGTGGTGGCCGAGCTCACGGCCGGGCTGCGGGCGGCCACGCTGCAGGCCGAGGGCGGGAGCGACGCTCAGCTGCAGCTGGTCACCGCGTGGGCCTCCTTCGCGCAGGCCGAGGAGGACCTCGTCCTCGTGCACGCCCTGCTCGACGGCGAGCGCGAGCTGGCCGGACTCACCATCGACCAGGACATGCGCTGGACCCTCCTCACCGCGCTGGCGACCGCCGGCGCCGTCGGCGAGGAGGAGATCGCGGCCGAGCGGCAGCGGGACAACACCGCCACCGGGCACGAGAAGGCCGCCCGGGCCCGGGCGGCCCAGCCCTCGCCCGAGGCCAAGGACAAGGCGTGGGTCGACGCGGTGGAGACCGCCGGCCTGTCCAACTCGGTGCTCGCCGCGATGGCCCTCGGCTTCGGCCGGGTGCACGACGAGGCGCTGCTCGAGCCCTACGTCGAGCGCTACCACGCGGTGATCGACCGGGTGTGGCAGGAGCGGACCCACCACATCGCCGAGTCGCTGGCGGTGGGCTTCTACCCCCTGGCGCTGGCGAGCCCGCAGCTGCTCGAGGCGAGCCAGACCTGGCTCGCCGAGCACCCGGAGGCCTCCAACAGCCTGCGGCGCACCGTGGCCGAGAACCGGGACGCCGTGGCCCGCGCCGTGGCCGCCCAGGAGGCCGACGCCGGCTGA
- a CDS encoding NRAMP family divalent metal transporter, with product MEQPPAAAGSPRTPATARAGRGALLGAVFLMATSAIGPGFITQTTVFTAELGAAFAFAILVSVLVDVAVQLNVWRVIGVSGLRAQDLANRALPGAGYLLAALVVFGGFVFNIGNIGGTALGANAMLGLDPRIGGAASALVAIVIFLSKRAGVAMDRIVVVLGLVMIVMVTWVAITSDPPLGEALRQTVRPDRVDFLVIVTLIGGTVGGYITYAGAHRLVDSGITGPDRVREISRVSVTGILVAGVMRGLLFLAVLGVVAGGVALSEENPPASAFEAALGEVGLIIFGVILWAAGITSVIGASYTSVSFLATFSDWLQRRRGWVVVAFIALSTVVYVALGQAPVTLLILAGALNGLILPVGLGVIVWVALRRRDLLQGYRYPLWLSLCGLAVWILTLYLAWQSLGGIAQLWE from the coding sequence ATGGAGCAACCGCCAGCGGCCGCAGGGTCACCGCGCACTCCGGCGACCGCCCGGGCCGGGCGGGGCGCCCTGCTCGGCGCCGTCTTCCTCATGGCCACCAGCGCCATCGGGCCCGGGTTCATCACCCAGACCACGGTCTTCACCGCCGAGCTCGGTGCGGCCTTCGCCTTCGCGATCCTGGTCTCGGTGCTCGTGGACGTCGCGGTGCAGCTCAACGTGTGGCGGGTCATCGGCGTCAGCGGGCTGCGGGCGCAGGACCTGGCCAACCGGGCGCTCCCGGGCGCGGGCTACCTGCTCGCGGCGCTGGTCGTCTTCGGCGGGTTCGTCTTCAACATCGGCAACATCGGCGGCACCGCGCTGGGCGCCAACGCCATGCTCGGGCTCGACCCGCGGATCGGCGGCGCCGCCTCCGCGCTGGTGGCCATCGTCATCTTCCTCAGCAAGCGCGCCGGGGTGGCCATGGACCGGATCGTGGTCGTCCTCGGGCTGGTGATGATCGTCATGGTCACCTGGGTGGCGATCACCTCCGACCCCCCGCTGGGCGAGGCGCTGCGGCAGACGGTGCGCCCGGACCGGGTGGACTTCCTGGTCATCGTCACCCTCATCGGCGGGACGGTCGGCGGCTACATCACGTATGCCGGGGCGCACCGGCTGGTGGACTCCGGGATCACCGGACCGGACCGGGTCCGGGAGATCAGCAGGGTCTCGGTCACCGGCATCCTGGTCGCGGGCGTCATGCGCGGGCTGCTCTTCCTGGCCGTGCTGGGCGTCGTGGCCGGGGGCGTCGCCCTGTCCGAGGAGAACCCTCCGGCCTCGGCCTTCGAGGCCGCGCTCGGCGAGGTCGGCCTCATCATCTTCGGGGTGATCCTCTGGGCTGCGGGCATCACCAGCGTGATCGGCGCCTCCTACACCTCGGTGTCCTTCCTCGCCACCTTCTCCGACTGGCTGCAGCGACGTCGGGGATGGGTGGTGGTCGCGTTCATCGCCCTGTCCACCGTGGTCTACGTCGCCCTGGGGCAGGCCCCTGTCACGCTGCTCATCCTCGCCGGAGCGCTCAACGGGCTGATCCTGCCGGTCGGCCTCGGCGTCATCGTGTGGGTGGCGCTGCGCCGCCGGGACCTGCTGCAGGGCTACCGCTACCCGCTCTGGCTGAGCCTGTGCGGTCTGGCAGTCTGGATCCTGACGCTCTATCTCGCGTGGCAGTCGCTCGGCGGGATCGCCCAGCTGTGGGAGTGA
- a CDS encoding LamB/YcsF family protein has protein sequence MTHIDLNADLGESFGRWTLGDDDALLEVVTSANVACGFHAGDPGVLRHACEGAAARGVVVGAQVGYRDLAGFGRRFLDLPPAELTDDVLYQIGALEGLARVAGTRVAYVKPHGALYNAIVHHEEQAAAVVEAVRSYDPTLPVLGLPGSAWLRLAEEAGLRTVQEAFADRAYTPEGTLVSRREAGAVLEDPDEIAARCVRIATEGTVTAVDGTEVAVDAASVCVHGDSPGAVRVARAVRSALEAAGVEPRPFVGAGPGA, from the coding sequence ATGACGCACATCGACCTCAACGCCGATCTCGGCGAGAGCTTCGGGCGCTGGACGCTGGGCGACGACGACGCCCTGCTCGAGGTCGTCACCAGCGCCAACGTCGCCTGCGGCTTCCACGCCGGCGACCCCGGCGTGCTCCGGCACGCCTGCGAGGGTGCGGCCGCCCGCGGGGTGGTCGTCGGCGCCCAGGTCGGCTACCGCGACCTGGCCGGCTTCGGCCGACGCTTCCTCGACCTGCCGCCCGCCGAGCTCACCGACGACGTGCTCTACCAGATCGGTGCCCTCGAGGGCCTGGCCCGGGTGGCCGGGACCCGGGTGGCCTACGTCAAGCCGCACGGCGCCCTCTACAACGCGATCGTGCACCACGAGGAGCAGGCCGCCGCCGTGGTCGAGGCGGTCCGGTCCTACGACCCGACCCTGCCCGTGCTCGGCCTGCCGGGGTCCGCCTGGCTGCGGCTGGCGGAGGAGGCGGGGCTGCGCACGGTCCAGGAGGCCTTCGCCGACCGGGCCTACACGCCCGAGGGCACCCTGGTCTCACGCCGCGAGGCCGGCGCCGTGCTGGAGGACCCCGACGAGATCGCCGCCCGGTGCGTCCGGATCGCCACCGAGGGGACGGTCACCGCGGTGGACGGCACGGAGGTCGCGGTGGACGCCGCGTCGGTGTGCGTGCACGGCGACAGCCCCGGCGCCGTCCGGGTCGCCCGGGCCGTGCGCTCGGCGCTGGAGGCGGCCGGGGTGGAGCCCCGGCCCTTCGTCGGTGCCGGGCCGGGGGCCTGA
- the pxpB gene encoding 5-oxoprolinase subunit PxpB: MRCLPCGEVGLLVELDDLQQVLALHAALEQDPPTGVTDLVPAARTLLLLLDPARTDVVTLADQVRSTTVRPGAAPEAGEVEIPVVYDGEDLAEVAELTSLSTQEVVAAHTGQEWTVAFCGFAPGFGYLVGEDRRLHVPRRSTPRKRVPAGAVGLAGEFGGVYPRESPGGWQLIGRTDATLWDVDRDPPALLTPGVRVRFVEARS; this comes from the coding sequence ATGCGCTGCCTGCCGTGCGGGGAGGTCGGTCTCCTCGTGGAGCTCGACGACCTGCAGCAGGTGCTCGCCCTGCACGCCGCGCTGGAGCAGGACCCGCCCACCGGCGTCACCGACCTGGTCCCCGCCGCGCGGACGCTGCTCCTGCTCCTCGACCCGGCCCGTACCGACGTCGTGACCCTCGCCGACCAGGTCCGCTCGACCACGGTCCGCCCCGGTGCCGCACCGGAGGCCGGTGAGGTGGAGATCCCCGTGGTCTACGACGGGGAGGACCTGGCCGAGGTCGCCGAGCTCACCTCGCTGTCCACGCAGGAGGTGGTGGCCGCGCATACCGGGCAGGAGTGGACCGTCGCCTTCTGCGGCTTCGCCCCCGGCTTCGGCTACCTCGTCGGCGAGGACCGGCGGCTGCACGTCCCGCGCCGCAGCACCCCGCGCAAGCGGGTCCCGGCCGGGGCGGTGGGCCTCGCGGGTGAGTTCGGCGGCGTCTACCCCCGCGAGTCGCCGGGCGGGTGGCAGCTCATCGGGCGCACCGACGCGACCCTCTGGGACGTCGACCGGGACCCGCCGGCCCTGCTCACGCCCGGGGTCCGCGTCCGCTTCGTGGAGGCGAGGTCGTGA
- a CDS encoding biotin-dependent carboxyltransferase family protein, with protein sequence MSSGAQAHGLEVLRAGPGATVQDLGRPGLAHLGVGRSGAADVPSLRLANRLLGNDEGAAALEVTVGGLAVRCTGGAFVALTGAPCPLTLDGRAAAPDTVLWLPDGAELELGMPTVGLRSYLAVRGGVDVEPVLGSRSRDTLAGLGPEPLTEGTQLPVGPAPDAEPVVDSAPLAPPTGGEISLRVRLGPREDWFAPGAEKALLGQAYQVSADSDRVGARLEGPALERADDDRELPSEGMVLGSLQVPPSGQPTIFLADHPVTGGYPVIGVLDPRDVPAAAQARPGQSVRFVRAPSAASGSG encoded by the coding sequence GTGAGCAGCGGCGCCCAGGCACACGGCCTCGAGGTGCTCCGGGCAGGTCCGGGAGCCACGGTCCAGGACCTCGGCCGGCCGGGCCTCGCGCACCTCGGCGTCGGGCGCTCCGGCGCGGCGGACGTGCCCTCGCTGCGGCTGGCCAACCGGCTGCTCGGCAACGACGAGGGCGCGGCGGCGCTCGAGGTCACCGTGGGCGGGCTCGCGGTGCGCTGCACGGGTGGCGCCTTCGTCGCCCTCACCGGCGCCCCGTGCCCCCTCACCCTCGACGGGCGGGCGGCCGCCCCCGACACGGTCCTCTGGCTCCCCGACGGTGCCGAGCTCGAGCTGGGTATGCCGACCGTCGGGCTGCGCAGCTATCTCGCGGTCCGCGGGGGCGTGGACGTCGAGCCGGTCCTCGGCTCCCGCTCGCGCGACACCCTGGCCGGGCTCGGGCCGGAGCCGCTCACGGAAGGCACGCAGCTCCCGGTCGGCCCGGCTCCGGACGCCGAGCCGGTGGTCGACTCCGCGCCGCTGGCGCCGCCCACCGGCGGTGAGATCAGCCTGCGCGTCCGCCTGGGGCCACGGGAGGACTGGTTCGCGCCCGGTGCCGAGAAGGCCCTGCTGGGACAGGCATACCAGGTGAGCGCCGACTCCGACCGGGTCGGTGCGCGGCTCGAGGGCCCGGCGTTGGAGCGCGCAGACGACGACCGGGAGCTGCCGAGCGAGGGGATGGTGCTGGGGAGCCTGCAGGTGCCGCCGTCCGGGCAGCCGACGATCTTCCTGGCCGACCACCCCGTGACCGGGGGTTACCCGGTCATCGGTGTGCTCGACCCGCGCGACGTCCCGGCCGCCGCGCAGGCCCGGCCCGGTCAGTCGGTGCGCTTCGTCCGCGCGCCCTCCGCCGCGTCCGGGAGCGGCTGA